One window of Pseudomonadota bacterium genomic DNA carries:
- a CDS encoding ABC transporter substrate-binding protein encodes MTQMQYQPVRYQNDLDASNFLNQRLLAPRRFYFKFSLFLLLFFSLSSLTLSLSFPLKAKTHQQTVAVIQAVEHPALNASRQGIADALTLRGFQPNKNIKWIYGNAQGNIAMAMQIAQKSLGAHADVIVTLGTSPTQAAMAVTRDADTPIVFASVTDPVTSKIVQNLERPEGRITGVSNLTPIRPQFEMFQKLLPHLKRIGVVFNPGEANSVRLNELMVAEGKRMGIEVILSPANKSSEVSIAAGLPHEDYVVFPKTLSTKGLIAFADTCNTTCFL; translated from the coding sequence ATGACCCAAATGCAATATCAACCAGTACGGTATCAAAACGATTTAGACGCATCTAACTTTTTAAATCAGCGCTTGTTGGCGCCCAGACGTTTCTATTTCAAATTTTCCCTCTTCCTCCTCCTCTTTTTTTCCCTTTCTTCCCTCACTCTTTCTCTATCCTTTCCTCTCAAAGCAAAGACCCATCAGCAAACCGTTGCTGTGATTCAAGCCGTTGAACACCCAGCATTAAATGCATCGCGTCAAGGCATTGCCGATGCCCTAACTTTACGTGGCTTCCAACCAAACAAAAATATCAAATGGATCTATGGAAACGCCCAGGGCAATATTGCAATGGCAATGCAGATCGCACAAAAATCTTTAGGGGCGCACGCAGATGTGATCGTCACCTTGGGCACTTCTCCAACCCAAGCTGCCATGGCTGTCACGCGAGATGCAGACACGCCTATTGTGTTTGCCTCAGTCACCGATCCGGTAACTTCAAAAATCGTGCAAAACCTTGAACGACCGGAAGGACGTATTACTGGGGTCTCTAATCTAACTCCCATTCGCCCCCAGTTTGAGATGTTTCAAAAACTCCTACCTCATCTCAAACGCATCGGAGTGGTGTTCAACCCTGGAGAAGCCAATTCCGTTCGCCTCAATGAATTAATGGTGGCTGAGGGCAAAAGAATGGGAATTGAAGTTATCTTAAGCCCAGCGAACAAATCAAGTGAAGTCAGTATCGCTGCAGGGCTACCTCATGAAGATTATGTTGTTTTTCCCAAAACCTTATCTACAAAGGGTTTGATAGCTTTTGCAGATACGTGCAATACTACGTGCTTTTTGTAG
- a CDS encoding ABC transporter substrate binding protein, with amino-acid sequence MAAIRLAGTVDALFVNNDNTALAAFEAVVQAGLRHSIPVFVSDTDMLDRGALAALGPNQYEIGKQAGNQVARLLMGEKISSITVEFPQKIELHLNEDIAKSLNIKIPERIKKRAKRVVKTDKKY; translated from the coding sequence ATCGCTGCCATTAGGCTTGCGGGCACTGTAGATGCCTTGTTTGTTAACAACGACAACACAGCGCTGGCTGCTTTTGAGGCCGTTGTCCAAGCTGGATTGCGACACAGTATTCCAGTCTTTGTCAGTGATACTGACATGCTAGATCGAGGCGCTCTTGCAGCTCTTGGCCCCAATCAATACGAGATTGGCAAACAAGCTGGTAATCAAGTAGCTCGGTTATTAATGGGGGAAAAGATCAGCAGTATCACCGTTGAATTTCCCCAGAAAATAGAGTTGCACCTGAACGAAGATATAGCCAAAAGTCTAAATATCAAGATTCCAGAGAGGATAAAAAAACGTGCAAAAAGGGTTGTAAAAACCGACAAAAAATACTAA